From the Planktothricoides raciborskii GIHE-MW2 genome, the window TAAAAATATCAGACTATAATGGGCGTGCCGAAATTTCCTACTAGCGATAATAAACAATGCTCCAGCAATGGGCGGCCCCATGAGTCCAGCGGCAGCAACTAAAGCCCGACCAATTGGGCCTAGAAATAATTTTCCGCTATGTTGAGCTAGTCCACTGCCGTTCTGGTAGAGGACTAATTTTTGAAAGTTCCCTCCGAGTATAATTGCGGCTAAACCATGCCCCATTTCGTGAAACCATGTGGCTAAAATTGTGAAGGGGTATAAAATATAATTCCCCCAGGGAAATTGCCATAATACGACTGTGGTGATCGCGGCAATAATTAACCAACTTAAGCCCATTTTTTCTACGGTATTTGGTGATATGCTTTTTCCAGAAACTGGGTCTGGGATATCCGAGAATTTTTTCATTGAAGATACCTAATCACTGTATTTCGTTTAATATCTTTATTTTAATCAATTATTCTAATCAATACCCAAAAAAACACGCCCTGATTTTTCTGGAGCAACACCACGACTAAACAGCGATTAAACAGGGACTAAACAGCGAGCGGTTCTAATATATGGATTATAATATAATCTTAGGACAACAAACAACCAACAGAAACCAATAGGGAACAACCCACCGGGAATGGTAAACAAACAACAAAGAACCAACAACCAATAACAAATCAACCCTAATTTTGAGTATTTTCACTGATTGTCGGTGCGGACTCTAGTTGTAAGGTACTGATTAGGGTTGGTTGGGTGGTATTTTGTGCCGCTCGCTGGTTGAAATTGCTTTGAGATGTAGAGTTGACTGATAAAAATAAATGTAAAGATAACGTGATGGTGGCGGCGAGTAATAGTTTTCTGAGCATATTTGTGATCCTTCCTGGTATAGTCAACAATGGGATTGCCTATATCTGTATAATCAAGGATTTTTGAGCCACCGTGGGCGATCGCTATCTCTGAAAATGGTGATATATTCAGAGAAGTTTTGTGACGGCGATCGCCGATGGTTTGAGTTGACAATGGATATGGGTGCCAAAATGCGCTAAAACATCAACTGGAGAATACTTAAACCCAGAGAAGTAATGGTCTGGAGGACATTGCTCCCGCCCTGTTTGGGGGGATTTTCCACCAATTCAATCTGAGCTAATAACTGTTGGCTGGTTTCAAAGGCTTGGACGTTATTTTGCGCGGCAAATAATTGGGAGGCGATTTCTGCATCTGCCCGGGCTGGTTGGGTTTTGCCCATTTGTAATTGCACAATGCTTCGAGCTAAATAAGCGGGGGCAAACTCCTCATTAAGTGCCAAAGCTTGGTTAAAAAAGTCAATGGCTTTGGGCAGGTTGTTTTGTTGGGCAGCAGTAACGCCCCAGTTATAAACATCTTCAACTTTTAAGAACGCTGCTGGGGTGCCAATCGCCCCCTGTAAGTTGGCCCCGTTTAACTGAGCATCGGTTAAATCCGCGTCTGCTAGGTAAGCCCCTCGGAGATCCGCGCCTCGGAGATCCGCGCCTTTAAAATTGGCGCCACTGAGATCGGCGCCGAAAAAAGAGGTGCCTCGGAGATCGGCGCCGCTAAAGTCCGCATAACTTAAGATGGCTCGACTGAGGTTGGCACGAGTTAAAATGGCTTGGCTGAGGTTGGCGTTGGGTAAGTTGGCCATGACCAAACCGGCCCCACTGAGATCGCAGCCAGGACATTGTTTGGTGGAAAGGAGTTGGCGGGTGTGCTGAAAGTTTTCGGCGGTGGCGACGGGAGCGAAACAAAGGGTACTGAGTACCGCTAGGGGGATGATATTTGTTATCTTCATAAGACCTGCCATCAGTATCAGCGATAGGTTGATTTAGTAGGGGTATATTTTCAAATTATAGTGATCGCAATAGCGATCACACTTCCAGGGCTAACCGATTTGCACCGATTTGCTAGAATTGGTGGCAATTTGCGTGTGCGGTAGCAATCCGCTTTTGGAAAATAACGGAAAATTTATTAGAGATTTATTGAATACTGGCTATGATTGGACAAACTTTGCGATCGCGCTACAAAATAATTCAGGAATTGCTATCGGCTGTTCGGCAGAAAGTTTATCTGGCTGAGGATACCTTGGCAGAACAGCCCCTACCGCCTAAGTATATCGTCAGGCAGTTTCTCGTGGAAACTATGCAAAAAGAAATCGGGCGGTTATTCCGGGAAGCGGTGGGAGAAATTTTTCAATTAGCGAACTATCACAGTCAAATTCCCGATATTATCGATTATTTTGAGGACGATCGCAGCTTGTATCTGGTGGAAGAGGCGATCGAGGGTCATCCTTTGAGTCAGGAGGTGACGGTTGGTCGGCAGTGGTCAGAAGCGGATACGATCGAACTGCTCAAAGAGATTTTGGAATTAGTGGCACTGCTACATCAGCAAAAAGTGATTCATTTGAATCTTTGTCCAGAGAATGTTTGGCGTCGCCAAAGTGATGGCAAACTGATTTTGACGAATTTTGGTAATATTGAGCGGGTCAGTACCCTGGTTTTAGATGAGTTTTGGCAAGCTACTAGCCGCGCACCTGTGGGCATTGCTGGTTATATGCCCAGCGAGCAATATCTGGGGGTGCCAAAATTGGCCAGCGATCTTTATGCGGTGGGTGCGATCGCGATTTTTGCCCTGACAGGGATACCGCCGTATCAATTGCCCAAAGACCCAGATACGTTAGAAATTGTTTGGCGCGATCGGACACAGGTACAGGTGAGTGAAGCCCTGGTCAAGTTTTTGAATAAATTGATCTGCTATGACTTTAATCGGCGCTATCTGAATGCAGAGGAAGCGTTAGAAGCGCTGATGATGACAGTGCCTCAAGCACAACCGAGGGTTTCCCCGTTGCCGGTGCAAGTGGATCAAGCTTATGGTTATCAAGACCGTTACGGCAAACTGGTGATTCAGCCAGAATTTAATCTAGCTTATGAATTTGTCGGCGGTTTGGCAGCGGTTAAAGTTGGGAAAAAATGGGGCTATATTAACGAGGAAGCCACTTTTGTGATTTCGCCAAAGTTCGATCAGGCTTCAACTTTTAGTGAAGGATTAGCCAGAGTTCAAATAGGTAGTAAATATGGCTATATTAATCGCTCTGGGGAGATGGCGATTTCACCACAATTTTCTCAAGCGATGAACTTCCATGAAGGGTTAGCGGCAGTGGCGATTAATGACCAATGGCATTATATTGATAAAACTGGCAATATTGTGATTTCTCCTCCGGGCGATCGCCAGGTAGTATCGGGCTGGGCTAGTCATTTTTCCGGGGGTCTGGCTCGCTTCAAGACCATATTTTTCGGGGGTGGGCATCGTTATGGGTTTATTGACAAAACTGGTCAAGTGGCAATTTCCCCAGAATTTGAGGAAGCCAGCCACTTTTCTCAGGGTTTAGCCCGGGTAAAAATCGGTTACAAATGGGGTTTTATTGACAAAAAAGGTCAAATTGCTATTGCTCTAGAATTTGATCAAGCCGATGATTTTTATGGGGGTTTCGCGGCAATTAACCAATTTAATAAGTGGGGATTAATTAACCAGATTGGTCAATTAATTATTGAGCCTAAGTATGATAAAATTGGTAAATTTTCTGAGCATTTATGTCCTGTGAAAATGGGCTATAAATGGGGTTATATTGATGTGAGCGATCGCTTTGTGATTCCCCCGCAATATGATTTGGCTTTTCCCTTTATCAATGGTTTGGCTTTAGTTAATTTATCCGGCAACCGTGGGTATATTGATAAGATGGGTAATTTTATCAAACGTTGATCGATCGTTAATCCATCAGCGTTTGGCGGATGGGGGTTGCGTTCCTGGTCATGCGGGGAGGGGTCAGCAGTCGTTGACCCCGACTGCCCTCGTCTCCGTAAATACTCGCAACAAAAGTAACAAAAAATTAAGCGATCGCCCATTGGCGATATTTTTTTTTACAATATAAGTAAATTTACAGACAAGTCCAGGAATTGTGAGACAAAGTAGAAACGATTTGCCGAATTCTGGAATCTGTCGTTTATTTTTCCATCAGTAAAACTCCTCAATTGCAGCACCAAAATTATGGATACCCAAAATCGCACAGCGCAGAAAGCCAAGCCTCCCACCCCTGGAAGAATTCCCCCACCGCCGCCCCCGAAAGCCCCGCCACCGGCGCCTGTGCCCGGTAAAGGGATTCCAGAACAAGGCCATCACTCTGGTTTAATTAGGCAAAAAGCCGCCCAATTAAAACAGCAAACCTCGGAAAAGTTAATTGAGCCGATGGTGAGAAGTGCTTATGAACAAAAAGTATCGGATATTCATATTCGTGTCGGCGAAGTGCCTAGGTTTCGGATTAACGGCGAAATGATTCGCGCCGATAATTTTCCGGTGGTGACTCCAGAACTGTTGGAAAAATATCTGCAAGAGATTCTCACTCCGGCACAGCGAAAAAAATTTGACGAAAACCAAGAAATAGATGCCGCCATTTATTATCCGGGTTTGGTCAGATGTCGGATTAATTGTTTTCAAACCCTCAATGGTGGGGCGATCGTCTTACGATTGATTACTTTGCATATTCCCTCAATCGACCAATTGAGATTACCGCCGGTTTTGAAGAAAATCATTAGTATTCACCAAGGTTTAATTCTGGTTACTGGGCCGACTGGTTCGGGGAAATCTACGACTTTGGCGGCGATGATGCGTTATTTAAACGAAACCATCTATAAGCACGTCATTACCATTGAAGATCCGATCGAATATGTTCACTCCTCTCACACCTGTTTGATTAGTCAACGAGAAGTGGGGATGCATACTCAAGATTTTCACGTAAGTTTACGGGCAGCTTTACGGGAAGATCCAGATGTGATTCTGATTGGGGAAATGCGCGATCGCATCACCGTTAATATTGCCCTACAAGCGGCGCAAACAGGTCACTTAGTCTTGGGCACTTTGCACACCCGCAGTGCGATTAATTCGGTGAACCGTTTATTAAACCTTTTTCCCCCTGAAGAAGAACACGCCATGCGGATTCAAATTGTGGAATCTTTAATGGCGGTAGTCTCTCAGGTTTTGGTGCCCACTGCTGACGGAGGACGCATCGCCGTTCACGATATTTTAATCAATACACCGGCCATGCAAGATTACTTAATGAAAGGGGAAGAAGAGAATGCTTTCTTATTAATGCAAAGCGATACCCATGAAGGAATGCAAACCATGAATCAGGCATTATATCGCACTCTGATGAAAGCACTGATTACCGAAGAACAGGCTAAGAAAGCATCGCCGGATCCGACAGAATTGGATCGTCTGATTCGTACCGGAGGCTTTGAAGCCCACAACTCTCCCCGTGATTTTGAAGGTAGATATGAAGCTAAATTTTAATTAGTTTGGTTATTCTTGGTGGTTGGTTATGGCTTATTCGTTGTTGGAGGTTGGCAGAGGAATAAAAAATTACGAATAACCTATTTTAGAGCAAGAATCTGGTTATATTCCCTGAATTATTCATAGCGATCTATCGCCCATATATTTCCTGAGAGTTTTACTCATTACAAAGACACAAATAACCCAGAGATGAAAATCCACTTTTTCTTTGTGTTATTCGTGTCTTTGTGGTCAATAATCAATTTTGCTTTTATCGAGTGGCGTAGGTTTTCATCGGTTCTTTGATAAACCGGATATAGAGATGTTTGAAGGTCGATCTCACCACACGGGGTAAACCAAAGTCAATGGGGATTAAATTATCCGGGAGTTTCCAATCGGTAATTTTTAAAGTATCAGGATGTTCTAAGGGAAAATGAATGTCCGCTAATTCGGGACATAATCCTAGTCGTTGAGATGCGGTAATGGTGGGGATTATGTTTGGGTCAACATTGACGATTTCAATTAAGGCGCGATCGCAGGCAAATACATCGGGAGAAGCGGCTAAAACCCCTAATTCCCTGGGTTCGCCGCCACTTGGCCCATTTCCTTCATGGCCAATAATTGCGTCCACAATGGTTAAATCAGGGGCGATCACCCGCGCTGTTTCCACTAACATAAGGCCGAAATGGTTGGCATCTTTTCCTGCTTCCATGTGCCACCAAGCTTTCATTTTTCCCGGTACACAACCAAACAGATTCTTGACTCCCATTGTCATGGTTAATTGAGCATGGGATTTGATTTTAGGTAAATTAATCACCACGTCCGCTTCCATTGCCTGTTTTGATAAGCGTAAATGGTTAAATTCTTCGCTGACTGTTTGATAGCGTTTGCCGTTAAATTCCACAATGGGAATATTTAACTCTTCCAGTAAAGGTAAATAACCATTTGCTTCAGCCACTCCCTTAGCGCTGCCAAAAGCTGGACTATCTCCCATAAACGGTTTTCCCCCCACCGCTTGCACCATTTTGGCCACACAATAGACCATTTCCCCACGGGTGACACATTCTTTGGTGGGTCGAGCTCCGGTGAGTAAATTGGGCTTTAATAAGACGCGATCGCCTGGTTTCACAAAAGCACCCATGCCCCCCAATGGTTCGAGCAAGGTTTCTAGAGAAGCTGGCAAGGTTTCTATTTGATAGGAATTGGCTCGAATTAAACTGACTGTGGACATAAGTAATCGTTTGGATAAGTTTATTTAGGGGTTTCTCTGCAATTAATTTCCCCAAGGTGGGGAGATAAGTCTTAATTCTAACACGGGATTTTTGGATTCGGCCAAATTCTAATTTTCCGTCTAATTTAATCTCATTTAAAGTCTAATTACCCGATAAAGATATGGGATCGTGATAATTTGGACTATATCCTGGTAAAACTTTTACCGTTTTTTGGGCGATTCTTAAAGTCAGAGACAGACGCACTTTGCCACTGGTGTTATAAACAGAACGATGCACCAAATTATCCGTAAATACAATAAAATTACCGGGTTTTAATACCACGGGTATTGCTTTTTCTTTAACGGCATTAGGAACATTAAAAAAATGATTGCCGCTAAATGGATCGGTGACTTGAATTTTACATTGATCTAATTCTATTTTGGGAATATATTCAAAGCCATTCCTTTCGGTGACATCGGTTAATGCAATATAAATATTAATGCTTTTTCCTTCCCCGGACAGTAAATTTGGATAAATATCTCGATGCCAAAATGGGATGAGTTGACGGGAGGGATAATTAACCCATAACTCCGAACGCCATAGGTGAAAATTTTCGCCGAGATATTTTTTCAATACCGCCAGTAAGTTGTCGTCTTTACACAAGTCCAATATTGGCGGACTGTCTAAGTGTCTTTCCATGTAAAATTGCCGCTTATAACATTGGACTAACAGCAACATTAGGGAGCCAAATTGTAAGCGTAACAGCGATTTTAATCCTTGAATTAGTAAAAGTTTGACAGGCGGTTTGGGCAAGACTTTTTTCAGAATATGCTGAGAAATCTGCGCTATTTGCTCTTGAGTTAAATTGAGGGCATAAGGCCCCCAAATTTCATCGGTGCCATCATAATAAATTTGCTTGGGTTCTTCCTTGGGTTTTTGCTTGGGTTCTTGCTTGGTTTCAACCGTTGGCATCCCGCCAGTCCAGGATAAACTTTTTTCCCATAGTTCTTGACATAAATTATGGTTTTGGGCTAAGGGTGGCCAAGGTATTTCGGCGCCGTTTTGATCGAAAAATTTCCCGGTAATGGATGCAAATTCTGGAGAGGTGGCACAGAGTAAGCTACTATAAGCACCTTTTTCTGGACTAATTCCCACACCTAAGTATTTACTCAATTGATGACCAATGGTAATATTGGATTGGACATATCCCGGATGCACCGCATTGACGTTAATGTTGGTGAATTTTTGCGCGATTTGTTGGGTTAAGAGTAATAAACAAAGTTTAGACTGATTATATAATTCGATAAAATTAAATGGGGTTGGTTTAACAAATAAATCCCATTGGATTCGAGTCGGTTTTAAGGCTAAATCTGAGGATACCATGACCAGCCGACTAGGGGCGGATTGTTGTAATTTTTCCAATAGTAAGTAAGTTAGCAAAAAGTGCCCTAAGTAGTTGGTTCCCCAAATTACCTCAAATCCTTCTTCCGTGACGCCTCTGCCGTTGAATATT encodes:
- a CDS encoding M50 family metallopeptidase yields the protein MKKFSDIPDPVSGKSISPNTVEKMGLSWLIIAAITTVVLWQFPWGNYILYPFTILATWFHEMGHGLAAIILGGNFQKLVLYQNGSGLAQHSGKLFLGPIGRALVAAAGLMGPPIAGALFIIASRKFRHAHYSLIFLGGILLLSVFLWVRSLFGIIAISLLGITILIIALKSPKWLQGFAIQFLGTQACISTFHQLDYLFTHSVTIGGRNMLSDTGQIAEQLLLPYWFWGSLIAATSFLLLVQSLRIAYRQ
- a CDS encoding pentapeptide repeat-containing protein, encoding MKITNIIPLAVLSTLCFAPVATAENFQHTRQLLSTKQCPGCDLSGAGLVMANLPNANLSQAILTRANLSRAILSYADFSGADLRGTSFFGADLSGANFKGADLRGADLRGAYLADADLTDAQLNGANLQGAIGTPAAFLKVEDVYNWGVTAAQQNNLPKAIDFFNQALALNEEFAPAYLARSIVQLQMGKTQPARADAEIASQLFAAQNNVQAFETSQQLLAQIELVENPPKQGGSNVLQTITSLGLSILQLMF
- a CDS encoding WG repeat-containing protein encodes the protein MIGQTLRSRYKIIQELLSAVRQKVYLAEDTLAEQPLPPKYIVRQFLVETMQKEIGRLFREAVGEIFQLANYHSQIPDIIDYFEDDRSLYLVEEAIEGHPLSQEVTVGRQWSEADTIELLKEILELVALLHQQKVIHLNLCPENVWRRQSDGKLILTNFGNIERVSTLVLDEFWQATSRAPVGIAGYMPSEQYLGVPKLASDLYAVGAIAIFALTGIPPYQLPKDPDTLEIVWRDRTQVQVSEALVKFLNKLICYDFNRRYLNAEEALEALMMTVPQAQPRVSPLPVQVDQAYGYQDRYGKLVIQPEFNLAYEFVGGLAAVKVGKKWGYINEEATFVISPKFDQASTFSEGLARVQIGSKYGYINRSGEMAISPQFSQAMNFHEGLAAVAINDQWHYIDKTGNIVISPPGDRQVVSGWASHFSGGLARFKTIFFGGGHRYGFIDKTGQVAISPEFEEASHFSQGLARVKIGYKWGFIDKKGQIAIALEFDQADDFYGGFAAINQFNKWGLINQIGQLIIEPKYDKIGKFSEHLCPVKMGYKWGYIDVSDRFVIPPQYDLAFPFINGLALVNLSGNRGYIDKMGNFIKR
- a CDS encoding type IV pilus twitching motility protein PilT, whose amino-acid sequence is MDTQNRTAQKAKPPTPGRIPPPPPPKAPPPAPVPGKGIPEQGHHSGLIRQKAAQLKQQTSEKLIEPMVRSAYEQKVSDIHIRVGEVPRFRINGEMIRADNFPVVTPELLEKYLQEILTPAQRKKFDENQEIDAAIYYPGLVRCRINCFQTLNGGAIVLRLITLHIPSIDQLRLPPVLKKIISIHQGLILVTGPTGSGKSTTLAAMMRYLNETIYKHVITIEDPIEYVHSSHTCLISQREVGMHTQDFHVSLRAALREDPDVILIGEMRDRITVNIALQAAQTGHLVLGTLHTRSAINSVNRLLNLFPPEEEHAMRIQIVESLMAVVSQVLVPTADGGRIAVHDILINTPAMQDYLMKGEEENAFLLMQSDTHEGMQTMNQALYRTLMKALITEEQAKKASPDPTELDRLIRTGGFEAHNSPRDFEGRYEAKF
- a CDS encoding DUF362 domain-containing protein, which gives rise to MSTVSLIRANSYQIETLPASLETLLEPLGGMGAFVKPGDRVLLKPNLLTGARPTKECVTRGEMVYCVAKMVQAVGGKPFMGDSPAFGSAKGVAEANGYLPLLEELNIPIVEFNGKRYQTVSEEFNHLRLSKQAMEADVVINLPKIKSHAQLTMTMGVKNLFGCVPGKMKAWWHMEAGKDANHFGLMLVETARVIAPDLTIVDAIIGHEGNGPSGGEPRELGVLAASPDVFACDRALIEIVNVDPNIIPTITASQRLGLCPELADIHFPLEHPDTLKITDWKLPDNLIPIDFGLPRVVRSTFKHLYIRFIKEPMKTYATR
- a CDS encoding SDR family NAD(P)-dependent oxidoreductase; the protein is MQVSIITGGNSGVGLMTAVGLAQLGHHVFIACRSAKKAAKAIAYIREKTDNPNIEYLPLNLASLESVRHCVQLFLDKNLPLNILVNNAGIFNGRGVTEEGFEVIWGTNYLGHFLLTYLLLEKLQQSAPSRLVMVSSDLALKPTRIQWDLFVKPTPFNFIELYNQSKLCLLLLTQQIAQKFTNINVNAVHPGYVQSNITIGHQLSKYLGVGISPEKGAYSSLLCATSPEFASITGKFFDQNGAEIPWPPLAQNHNLCQELWEKSLSWTGGMPTVETKQEPKQKPKEEPKQIYYDGTDEIWGPYALNLTQEQIAQISQHILKKVLPKPPVKLLLIQGLKSLLRLQFGSLMLLLVQCYKRQFYMERHLDSPPILDLCKDDNLLAVLKKYLGENFHLWRSELWVNYPSRQLIPFWHRDIYPNLLSGEGKSINIYIALTDVTERNGFEYIPKIELDQCKIQVTDPFSGNHFFNVPNAVKEKAIPVVLKPGNFIVFTDNLVHRSVYNTSGKVRLSLTLRIAQKTVKVLPGYSPNYHDPISLSGN